A stretch of the Actinomycetes bacterium genome encodes the following:
- a CDS encoding Lrp/AsnC family transcriptional regulator, producing MATGVPHRVDLDAVDRQLLRMLQGDGRTSYAAMAERVGLSAPAVRLRVQRLQDAGVLQVVAVTDPIALGYPVMALVAVTVSGDVRAVADALGAVENVIYLALTSGEQDLLVEVVCRSNDELLAVVNDEIRAVPGVVSVRVSPYYGIHTHRFTWGVPEP from the coding sequence ATGGCCACCGGCGTCCCGCACCGGGTCGACCTGGACGCCGTGGATCGTCAGCTGCTGCGGATGCTGCAAGGCGACGGGCGGACCTCCTACGCCGCGATGGCCGAGCGAGTCGGGCTGTCCGCGCCCGCCGTCCGGCTGCGGGTGCAGCGCCTGCAGGACGCCGGCGTCCTGCAGGTCGTCGCCGTCACGGACCCGATCGCGCTGGGCTACCCGGTGATGGCGCTGGTCGCCGTCACCGTGAGCGGCGACGTGCGGGCCGTGGCCGACGCGCTCGGCGCCGTCGAGAACGTCATCTACCTGGCGCTGACGTCGGGGGAGCAGGATCTGCTGGTCGAGGTGGTCTGCCGGTCGAACGACGAGCTGCTCGCGGTGGTCAACGACGAGATCCGGGCCGTGCCCGGGGTGGTGTCGGTGCGGGTGTCGCCGTACTACGGCATCCACACCCACCGGTTCACCTGGGGCGTGCCCGAGCCGTAG
- a CDS encoding nitrilase-related carbon-nitrogen hydrolase: DGLRAAYHKVHLWGDEPDFFTPGSLAPPVVDTALGRVATMVCYDLEFPEWVRLAALQGADVLAAPTNWPAEPVRAAPTPIEVVRVQAGASTNRMAIVAADRCGVERGVEWTGGSCIVAATGHLVAGPPPQPGPAVLVGELHLGLVKDKRTGPRNDALGDRRPELYGPLSR, from the coding sequence GGGACGGCCTGCGCGCGGCGTATCACAAGGTCCACCTGTGGGGCGACGAGCCGGACTTCTTCACCCCCGGCAGCCTCGCCCCGCCCGTCGTCGACACCGCGCTCGGCCGGGTCGCCACCATGGTCTGCTACGACCTGGAGTTCCCCGAGTGGGTCCGGCTGGCCGCCCTGCAGGGCGCCGACGTCCTCGCCGCCCCCACGAACTGGCCGGCCGAGCCGGTCCGCGCGGCACCCACCCCGATCGAGGTGGTCCGGGTGCAGGCCGGCGCCAGCACGAACCGGATGGCCATCGTCGCGGCCGACCGCTGCGGCGTCGAGCGAGGCGTCGAATGGACGGGAGGCAGCTGCATCGTGGCCGCGACCGGGCACCTGGTCGCCGGACCGCCACCCCAGCCCGGCCCCGCCGTGCTCGTCGGCGAGCTGCACCTCGGCCTGGTCAAGGACAAGCGCACCGGCCCGCGCAACGACGCCCTCGGGGACCGGCGTCCCGAGCTGTACGGGCCGCTCAGCCGCTAG